The window CCGTGGCTGACCGACTACGAACACGTCACGTGGTTCTTCCTGCCCGTCTTCTGCTCGAAGGACGGCCGCGATTCGACGCGCCGGTTCTTCGCCGAGGACGCCGCCGGCTTTCCCGACGCGACCCGCGAGGAGGGCCTCGAATTCTACGAAGCCTTCCTCTCGACGGGCGCCCTCGACGCCCACCGCTACACGATGGCCTCGAAACTCGGCACCTCGCCGGGCTACGACCTGACCCGCATGCGCGCCACGATGGCCGAATTTAACGTTGCTAAAATCCTCCACGACGCCGGCCTCGACTTCGAACCCGAGGTCGAACAGGAAAGCGGCCACGCGCTCGATTTCGCCGTCGACGGCCGACTCGTCGAGGTCACCCGCCCCGAACCGCCCGCCCGCCGCTCCCGCGCGGACCACCCCGTCGCCGCGGTCCGCGAAACCGGGAAGGCAAAGCAGGACGACCAACTCGCCAAACACCCCGACGCGGCCCTCTTCGTCGACTGTACCTCCTTTACCGGGCCCGAGTGGGCCGCCGTCAAGGGCGAACAACCCCACGTCGACCACGAACCGACCGTCGTCTTCCGGGTCCGCCCCGACGGGCACATCGAAGGCTACCGCTACGGCAAACTCCCCTTCGACCTCAAGGACGCCATCGAGTGGGTCTGAGGACGGCGACCTTCTCGATTTTCAGTGCTGCTTAAAAAGGGACGCTCACTATCGGTTTCTGCTGGTCAACCAACTGCTATCCTGGTGGACTGAAAGGGCGAGGCGGGGAGGCGTTTACTTGGTCGTCTGAGCGGGCCCTATCCGACCGTAGGGAGGATATCCCGCTCAGCGACCGCCTCCGCGCCGAGGGCTTTCGAGGTGATTGCGGTTCGATAGTCACCAAGCTCGGTTCATAAAAGAACGTACAATCCTAGCCGCCGTGACCGGGATAATCGCGCTCGAAGCGGTCCTGAATCTCCTCGCGTGAGAGTTCGATAATCGTCGGCCGACCGTGCGGACAGGCGTAGGG of the Natronomonas halophila genome contains:
- a CDS encoding DUF5784 family protein codes for the protein MAGPLRFRRSNETWTRDRVRKQLLAPLASSFGARIEEPWFAVNDDRYDAVRFEMDNGDIALFCFRPGRAYWLGNTETPEPLWRTEKETFDEAPYAVSRWAQRELTARMELTDPWLTDYEHVTWFFLPVFCSKDGRDSTRRFFAEDAAGFPDATREEGLEFYEAFLSTGALDAHRYTMASKLGTSPGYDLTRMRATMAEFNVAKILHDAGLDFEPEVEQESGHALDFAVDGRLVEVTRPEPPARRSRADHPVAAVRETGKAKQDDQLAKHPDAALFVDCTSFTGPEWAAVKGEQPHVDHEPTVVFRVRPDGHIEGYRYGKLPFDLKDAIEWV